In Ruania zhangjianzhongii, the following proteins share a genomic window:
- a CDS encoding acetylxylan esterase, protein MPQFDLPLEQLRSYRTARAAPPGHTEYWQRTLAQSRAAGGSVRYQAVDAGLAVLDAYDVTFSGFGGHDVHAWHLVPRGLGDRLPVVVEFLGYGGGRGLVHERLTWAAHGFAQLVVDSRGQGGIWNTGDTPDPHGSGPATPGLLTRGVEHPYQLYYRRLLTDAALAVDAAAELPGTDPDRIATIGHSQGGAMALAAAALNPRVAATGARAPFLCGIARNLQLTDAVPYGELSAYLALYRDRAEQVLDVLDHVDLTFLTPQIACPTWISVGLTDLICPPSGIFGAINALGQVRPEVRTWPYNGHEAGGPHDEAHLAGWLHQQLPG, encoded by the coding sequence ATGCCGCAGTTCGACCTGCCGCTGGAGCAGCTGCGCAGCTACCGCACCGCCCGGGCGGCGCCGCCCGGGCACACCGAGTACTGGCAGCGCACGCTGGCGCAGAGTCGCGCCGCTGGCGGATCGGTGCGCTATCAGGCGGTCGACGCCGGCCTGGCGGTGCTGGACGCCTATGACGTGACCTTCTCCGGATTCGGCGGCCACGACGTGCACGCCTGGCACCTGGTACCGCGTGGGCTCGGCGACCGGCTCCCGGTGGTGGTGGAGTTCCTCGGCTACGGCGGCGGGCGCGGACTGGTGCACGAACGCCTCACCTGGGCCGCGCACGGCTTCGCCCAGCTGGTGGTGGACTCCCGCGGCCAGGGCGGTATCTGGAACACCGGTGACACCCCGGACCCGCACGGCAGCGGCCCGGCAACCCCCGGGCTGCTCACCCGCGGGGTGGAGCACCCGTACCAGCTGTACTACCGCCGTCTGCTCACCGATGCGGCACTGGCCGTGGACGCCGCGGCTGAGCTTCCCGGTACCGACCCCGATCGGATCGCCACCATCGGGCACAGCCAGGGCGGGGCGATGGCGCTGGCCGCCGCAGCGCTGAACCCGAGGGTGGCCGCCACCGGAGCCCGTGCGCCGTTCCTCTGCGGGATCGCCCGCAACCTGCAGCTGACCGACGCCGTCCCGTACGGCGAGCTGTCCGCCTACCTTGCGCTGTACCGTGACCGCGCCGAGCAGGTCCTCGACGTGCTTGACCATGTGGACCTCACCTTCCTCACCCCGCAGATCGCCTGCCCGACCTGGATCTCGGTCGGTCTGACCGACCTGATCTGCCCACCGTCGGGCATCTTCGGCGCGATCAACGCTCTTGGCCAGGTGCGGCCCGAGGTACGGACGTGGCCTTACAACGGCCACGAGGCCGGCGGCCCGCACGACGAAGCCCACCTGGCCGGCTGGCTGCACCAGCAGCTCCCCGGCTGA
- a CDS encoding enolase C-terminal domain-like protein: MSSLRIAQVRATTVAVPLEAPLRHSNGAHWGRFVRTIVEVETTNGLIGLGEMGGGGQSAEAAILALQPYLEGHDPANLEALRFMIANPTASLYNNRTQLLAAIEFACLDLVGQHAGLPVHDLLGGKVRDEVEFASYLFYRYPGRDGTGEVRTIDQLVAEAGRLKEKHGFRVHKLKSGVFETDVELAGYRALAEAFPQDRFRYDPNGALSVEESIRFAHAIEDLPNDYLEDPVYGLTGMRRVRENTRVPLATNTVVVNFEQLAANVLHPAVDVILLDTTFWGGIRACIRAGNICETFGLGIAVHSSGELGIQLATMLHLGAALPNLSFAADAHYHHLLDDVVTGGLRPYTDGKMAVPTEPGLGVTLDRDKVAEYAELYRELGPYPYDRDPGRPDWYPLLPNSDFADHTDDRLPPALAAEYARWP, from the coding sequence ATGAGTTCGCTTCGTATCGCCCAGGTTCGGGCGACCACTGTGGCTGTGCCGCTGGAGGCGCCGCTGCGGCACTCCAACGGAGCACACTGGGGCCGGTTCGTGCGCACGATCGTGGAGGTCGAGACCACGAACGGGCTGATCGGCCTGGGGGAGATGGGTGGCGGCGGGCAGAGCGCCGAAGCAGCGATCCTCGCCCTGCAGCCGTACCTGGAAGGCCATGATCCGGCGAACCTCGAGGCGCTGCGGTTCATGATCGCCAACCCGACGGCGAGCCTGTACAACAACCGGACCCAGCTGCTGGCGGCGATCGAGTTCGCCTGCCTGGACCTGGTGGGCCAGCACGCCGGGCTGCCGGTGCACGATCTGCTCGGCGGCAAGGTGCGTGACGAGGTGGAGTTCGCCTCCTACCTGTTCTACCGCTACCCGGGCCGGGACGGTACCGGCGAGGTGCGCACCATCGACCAGCTGGTCGCCGAGGCCGGCCGGCTGAAGGAGAAGCACGGCTTCCGGGTGCACAAGCTCAAGTCCGGAGTGTTCGAGACCGACGTCGAGCTGGCCGGCTACCGCGCCCTGGCGGAGGCTTTTCCGCAGGACCGGTTCCGGTACGACCCGAACGGTGCGCTCAGTGTGGAGGAGTCGATCCGGTTCGCCCACGCGATCGAGGACCTGCCGAACGACTACCTGGAGGACCCGGTCTACGGGCTGACCGGGATGCGCCGGGTGCGGGAGAACACCCGGGTGCCGCTGGCCACGAACACCGTGGTGGTCAACTTCGAGCAGCTGGCCGCGAACGTGCTCCACCCGGCGGTGGACGTGATCCTGCTGGACACCACCTTCTGGGGCGGGATCCGGGCGTGCATCCGCGCCGGCAACATCTGTGAGACCTTCGGGCTCGGGATCGCCGTGCACTCCTCCGGCGAGCTGGGCATCCAGCTCGCCACCATGCTGCACCTGGGCGCGGCGCTACCGAACCTGAGTTTCGCTGCGGACGCGCACTACCACCACCTGCTCGACGATGTGGTGACCGGGGGACTGCGGCCGTACACCGACGGGAAGATGGCTGTGCCCACCGAACCGGGACTGGGGGTCACCCTGGACCGGGACAAGGTGGCCGAGTATGCCGAGCTCTACCGCGAGCTCGGCCCCTACCCCTACGACCGCGACCCCGGCCGGCCGGACTGGTATCCGCTGCTGCCGAACAGCGATTTCGCCGATCACACCGACGACCGGCTGCCTCCGGCTCTGGCCGCCGAGTACGCCAGGTGGCCCTGA